TCAACATCAAGGATGGGTGCGTGCCGCTGCTGTTGATTGACCCCGACGTGGCCGCCCGGCTCGACGCCTCCACCGCCGTCGCCGCGATGCGCGACGCGCTGGTCGCGGCGCACGCCGGCCGCCTGATCGCCCCGCCGCGGGCCAGCGCCGTGCTGGAGGGCGGCCGGCTGGTGATGACCGCCGGGCACCTCGCCGACGAGTGGTACGGCTTCCGCTCCTACGACACCTTCGGCCACGCCGACGGCGAGCAGCTCGTGGTGCTGCACGACGCCCGGGACGGTCGGATCCGGGCGATCGCGGTGGGTGAGGAGATCGGCTCCCGGCGCACCGGCGCGCTCGGCGGTGCCGCCGTCGACCTGCTCGCCCGGCCCGACGCCGGCACGGTCGGCGTGCTCGGCTCCGGCCGCCAGGCCTGGACCCAGATCTGGGCGGCCGCGGCGGTGCGCCCGCTGACCGCGGTCAGCGTGTTCAGCCGCTCGGCGGCCCGGCGGACGGCGTTCGCGGCCCGGGTGCGGGCCGAGTTGGGCGTGCCGGCGACAGCGGCCGCCAGCGCGGCCGAGGCGGTCCGCGACCGCGACCTGGTGATCGTGGCGACGACCAGCGAGCGTCCGGTGCTGTCGGCGGCCGACCTGGCCCCCGGCACCCACGTCAACCTGGTCGGCTTCAAGCAGCGCGGGCGCGCCGAATACGGCCTCGACCTGTTGGCCCGGGCCGGCGTGCTGGCCACCGACTCGCCCGCGCAGGCCGGCGCCTACGAGCCGCCGCTGCTGCTGGCCGGCACGGCGCCGCGCGACCTGGGCGCGATCGCGGCCGGCGCGCTGCCCGGTCGCGGCACGGCCGACGAGATCAGCGTGTTCCTCTCGGTGGGCCTCGCCGGCACCGAGGTGTTCCTCCTCGACCGGGTCGCCGCCCTGCTGACGTCGGCGTCCTCGTAAGCACCCGGCGGCGCGACCGGTACCCTCGTGAGGTGTCCGCTTCCTCCTCGACTGATGCTGCCCGCCGCCGGGTCGCCCTGCTGACCCTGGGCTGTGCCCGCAACGAGGTCGACTCCGAGGAGCTGGCCGCCCGGCTGCACGGTGGCGGCTGGGAGGTGACCACCGACGGCGAAGGTGCCGACGTGGTCCTGGTCAACACCTGTGGTTTCGTCGAGAAGGCGAAGCACGACTCGATCCAGACGCTGATGGCCGCCGCCGACACCGGCGCGAAGGTGGTCGCCGCCGGCTGCATGGCCGAGCGCTACGGCCGCGAGCTGGCCGACAGCCTGCCCGAGGCCCAGGCGGTGCTGAGCTTCGACGACTACCCCGACATCGCGGCCCGCCTCGACGCGGTGCTGGCCGGCGAGACGATCGACGCGCACGTCCCGCGCGACCGGCGCGAGCTGCTGCCGCTGACCCCGGTGGCCCGCCGCGCCGCCACCGTGGTGCAGCCCGGCCACGGCAACGTCGTCGACGAGCACACCCCGGCCCACCTGCGCACCGTGCTGCGCCGCCGGCTCGACAGCGGCCCGGTCGCGTCGCTCAAGCTGGCCAGCGGGTGCGACCGGCGGTGCACGTTCTGCGCGATCCCCGCGTTCCGCGGCGCGTTCGTCTCGCGTACCCCCGATGAGCTGCTGGCCGAGGCCGAGTGGCTGGCCGGCACCGGGGTCCGCGAGCTGGTCCTGGTCAGCGAAAACTCGACGTCCTACGGCAAGGACCTGGGCGACCCGCGGGCGCTGGAGAAGCTGCTGCCGCAGCTCGCGACCGTCGACGGGATCGTCCGCGTGCGGGTGAGCTACCTCCAGCCGGCGGAGACCCGGCCCGGCCTGGTCGAGGCGATCGCGACGACGCCGGGCGTGGCGCCCTACTTCGACCTGTCGTTCCAGCACGCCAGCGAGCCGGTGCTGCGCCGCATGCGACGGTTCGGCTCGACCGAGCGGTTCCTGGAGCTGCTGGCCTCGGCCCGGTCGCTGGCGCCGGAGCTGGGCGCCCGGTCCAACTTCATCGTCGGCTTCCCCGGCGAGACCCGCGGCGACGTCGACGAGTTGGTCCGGTTCCTGACCGAGGCCCGGCTCGACGCGATCGGCGTGTTCGACTACAGCGACGAAGACGGCACCGAGGCCGCCGGCTTCGCCGACAAGGTCAAGAGCTCGACGATCAAGCGGCGCTACGACAAGCTGGCCGCGCTGGCCGACGAGCTGTGCTCGCAGCGCGCCGAAGACCGGGTCGGCGGCACGGTCGACGTGCTGGTCGACACCGTCGACGACGGGGTGGTCGAGGGCCGCGGCGAGCACCAGGCGCCCGAGGTCGACGGGTCGACGACGCTGGTCGGCGACGGCTCAGTGGATCTCGCCGCACTGCGTCCGGGCGACCTCGTCCGGGCCAAGGTCCTTTCGTCCGAGGGGGTAGACCTGGTGGCCGTACCCCTGGAAATGGTCTCGGCGGCTCGCCGGTGACCGAGGTGGACCCAGCCCCCACCGTCGTTCCCGTCGTCAATGCCGCCAATGCCCTGACCGCCCTGCGCCTGCTGCTGGTGCCGGTGTTCGTGGCCCTCGTGGTCACCTCCCAGCTCGAGCACGCCGGCTGGCGGATCGCGGCCACGCTGACCTTCGCGGTCGCCTCCGCCACCGACCTGGTCGACGGCTGGATCGCCCGCCGCTACGGGCTGGTGACCTCGCTCGGCAAGGTGGCCGACCCGATCGCCGACAAGGCGCTGACCGGCTCGGCCCTGGTGCTGCTGTCCTGGTTCGACGCGTTGCCCTGGTGGGTGACCGTGCTGATCCTGGCCCGCGAGTGGGGCGTCACGCTGCTGCGCTTCTGGGTGATCCGCTACGGCGTGATCGCCGCGAGCCGGGGCGGCAAGCTGAAGACCGCCCTCCAGATCCTGGCCATCGCCTGGTATCTCTGGCCGGTGCCCGACGCGGTCCAGCCGGTCGGCCCATGGATCATGGGCGCGGCCGTGGTGGTGACGGTCGTGACCGGCCTCGACTACGTCTTCCAGGCGATCCGGCTGCGCCGCGGCGCCCGTGGCTGATCCGAATCCCGCCGTCCGGCTGCTGATCGAGCGGGGCGAGACGGTCGCGGTAGCCGAATCGCTGACCGGTGGGCTGCTGGCGGCCACCCTCGTCGAGGTCCCCGGGGTGAGCGCCGTGTTCCGCGGCGGGCTGGTGGTCTACGCGACCGACCTCAAGGCCAGCCTGGCCGGGGTCGACGAGCGGCTGCTGGCCACCCGAGGTGCGGTCGATCCGGATGTGGCGGTCGCGCTCGCCGAGGGCGCCCGCCGGGCCTGCCGGGCCGACTGGGGCGTGTCGACCACCGGGGTCGCCGGGCCGGACCCACAAGACGGCAAACCGGTGGGCCTGGTGTACGTGGCCGTGGTCGGCCCGCAGCAGCGGCGGGTCGACGAGTTGCGGCTCGGCGGTGACCGGTCGGCGGTGCGGGCCAGTGCCGTGTCCCACGCCCTGGACTCGCTGGTCACACTGCTGCGTTCGCCCACGGCGAACACTTCTGCCTCCTGACTGCCCCGTGTCACGGCGAGTCGCGGACAAAACGGACAACTGCCGCTCGGGGGTGCTCCGTTCACCCGGCGGGGCAGGATGTCGGGGAAGCGGAGAGCGGGTACGGTTGCGGGAAGCCTTCGGCGTAGGTCGCAGGCGACGCAGGGGGAGGTGCGCAATGGTCCTGCTACGTCGGGTGATCGGCGACGCATTGCGCGCACGCCGGCAGGGGCAACATCGCACCCTGCGCGAGGTTTCCACCGCTGCCAACGTCAGCCTGGGCTACCTCTCGGAGATCGAGCGGGGGCAGAAAGAAGCCTCCAGCGAGCTCCTCTCGTCGATCTGTGACGCCCTCGACACCCAGCTCTCCCAGCTCCTCCGCGCCGCCAGTGACACGCTGGCGCTCGCCGAGCAGATGGACGGTGTGCTGGCCGGCGTCGGCGACGAAGAGACGCCGCCCGAGTTCGAGCCCGCCCGTGTCGAGCCGCCCACGCCGGTGCTCGACCCGGCCAAGGCACCGACGCCCGAGCCGGCCGCCGCGCTGGCCCGTGCCGCCCGCGCGAAGGCGCCGGTCCGGCAGATCGCCAGCGACGGCAAGGTGTCGGTCTCGGTCCACCAGACCTCGCCGCTCAAGGCCACCCTGAAGGCCACCCGCAACACGTCGGCCGGTCCCCGCGACCGCGACGTCGTCTTCGCGGCCTAAAAGCCCCATAGCCGCCGCTTCCCTGCGGCGCGTACTGTGATCAATAGCTGCCAAGGCAGTGACCGGCTGGCGCGCGCCTGAGACGATGGAGCGAACGGCCTTAGGCACAGACACGAGGGGATACCGCGGACATGGCGAACCCGTTCGTCAAGGGGTGGCGTTACCTGATGGCGCTCTTCGGCGCCAAGATCGACGAATACGCCGACCCGAAGGTGCAGATCCAGCAGGCGGTCGAAGACGCGCAGCGGCAGCACCAGGCTCTCGTGCAGCAGGCCGCCGCGGTGATCGGCAACCAGCGGCAGCTCGAGATGAAGCTCTCCCGGCAGATGTCCGAGGTCGAGAAGCTCGGCTCGATGGCCCGCCAGTCGCTGGTGCTCGCCGACAAGTCGCGGGCGGAGGGCAACGAGCCCGAGGCCGGCAAATACGAGCAGACCGCGCAGCAGCTCGCGTCGCAGCTCGTCTCGGCCGAGCAGGGCATGGAAGACCTCAAGAGCCTGCACGACCAGGCGATCAACGCCGCCGGTCAGGCCCGCAAGGCGGTCGAGAACAACCAGATGATCCTCCAGCAGAAGCTCGCCGAGCGCACCAAGCTGCTCAGCCAGCTCGAGCAGGCCCGCATGCAGGAGACGGTGGCCCGCTCGCTGGAGTCGATGTCGTCGCTGACCGCGGCGCCCGGCAACACGCCGTCCTTCGACGAGGTGCGCGAGCGCATCGAGCGCCGCTACGCCAACGCGATGGGTCGCGCCGAACTCGCCTCCAACTCGGTCGAGGGCCGGATGATCGAGGTGCAGCGCTCGACGCTCGACATGGCCGGCGCCGACCGGCTCGAGCAGATCCGGGCCAGCATGGCCGGCGAGAAGCTGGGCAGCGCCGCCGAGCGTCCCGCGGTCGGGCCCGGTTCCGAAGCCGCCGCCGAGGGCAACGGTGACAAGGCCGCCAACGAGCAGCCGCAGGCCGACGTCGCCGGGATAGCGCGACTCGACGAACTGCGCGCCAGCATGTCCAAGGACAAGAACCCCGGCGGATCGAGCGCCGCCGGCTGATCTGGGGGAGACCGAATGGCCGACGAGCGGGCCCGATATTTCCGGCGATTGCGCCGGCTGCGCCGCTCCGCGCGTCGGTGGAGTGTGGTCGGCGCCGGGTTCGCCGGTGCCGCCGCCGTTCTGACCCCCTACGCCGGCCTGGGCCTGCCCGACGCCGCCTGGGCCGCCGCCGCGGGCGGCTCGCTGGTGCTGGCCGGCTGGCGCTGGGCCGACCTGCGCCGCTTCGCCGCCGTCCCGGCCCCGCCGCCACAAGATCCCGCGATCGCCGCCGAGCGCACCCGGGCCCGGCTGATCGCCGCCGTCGAGTCGGCACCCGGCGGCCGGTCCGCGCTCGCCGAGGTGCGCCGCCACCGCGGCCGGTTCGCCCTGCGGGGCAGCGCCGCCGCGGCCGGCTGGGACCGCCTCGACCGGGCGTCGGCCACCCTCACCGGCCTTTCACCACGGCTGACCGGCATGGGCGGCTCGGCCCTCCTCGAGGCTCAGGTCGCCGAAGACTCCCTGCGTGACCTGGCCCACCGGGTCGCCGGCGTGGAGAAGGCGATGCGCTTCGCACCGCCCGAGACCGAGCCGGGCCTGACCGAGGCCCACCGCGACCTGAGCCGCCAGCTCGACGAGGGCGTCGTCGCCTACGAGCGGCTGGTCGCCGCCGCGGCCGCCTACGTCGCCGAAGACGGCCGGATCGGCGGCACCCACCCGTCGGTGTCCCGCCTCACCGAGGCCAGCGACCTGCTCCGCGGCGTCGCGTCGGGCCTGGCCGAGCTGCGCACCACCACGACGCCCGCCGTCTGAGCGGCCTCACGGCTGAGGCTGGCAGCGCGGGCACCAGTAGGTGACCCGTTCGCCCTGCTCCGCCTTCTGGATCGGGCCCGCGCAGCGCCGGCAGGGCTGGGCGCGCCGGCCATACACATAGTTGGCCTCGCTCTTGCGCAGCGAGCCGGTCGTGGTCTGCAGCCAGCGGCCCCGGTTGTTGGCCATCACCCGCTGCGCGAGCGTGACCAGGGCGGTCAGGTCGGGCACGGCCTTCACCGGCGTGAACGGCGAGACGCCGCGCAGAAACAGCGCCTCCGACTTGTAGAGGTTGCCGATCCCGGCCAGGTTGCGCTGGTCGAGCAGCGCCTCGGCGATCGAGGTGTCGGGGTGCGCGGCCAGTCGGCGGACCGCTTCGGCCGGGTCCCAGTCGGGGCCGAGCAGGTCGGGGCCGAGATGACCGACCAGCTCGTTCTCCCGGGCCGTCGGCACCAGCGTCAGGTCGTGCAGGTGATAGCCGACCGCGACCGCGTCCGAGGTGCGCAGCACCACCCGGATCAGGTGCGCGGGCTTGGCCGCCCAGCGCTCGCCGGGCGCGTAGGCCTTCCACGAACCGTCCATCCGCAGGTGCGAGTGCAGCGTGCGGTCGGCGCCGGCCGGGTCGCGCAGCCGCAGCAGCAGGTGCTTGCCCCGGGACGCCGACTCGAGCACCCGCCAGCCGGTCAGCCGCGTGGTCGCCAGCCGCGGCACCCGGAAGTCGGAAGCGGTCAGCTCGTTGCCGGCCAGGGCGCGCTGGAGCGCGCGGGCGGTGTTCCAGACCGTGTCGCCTTCGGGCACCGCTCAATGGTGCCTCAGTCGCTGAGCGTGATCCGCACCACGTCGCCGGGCACCACGTCGAGGGCGTCGTCGGCGGGCGCGCCGTTGGCCGCGATCGCCAACCGGCCGGCCGAGTCGATGAGCACCACCAGCCCGCCCGGCGCGACGTCGGCGAACGTCTCACCGATCACCGCGTGCTGGTCGCCGATCCGCACTTTTTGGCCAACCGGTGCCGGCAGTGCCGTCGCGGCGAGCTGGACGTTGCCGAACCGATCGACGTTGAGCACCTCCGCCGCCAGCCAGCCGTCGCCGGTCTCGAGCTCGGGCTCCGGCAGGCGGGCGAGGTCGGCCGGGTCGATGGCCGGGCCGGCCTCGTGCAGTGGCGCGCCACCGACCAGCCGGGCGGCGACCGGCGCGAAGATGTCGCGACCGTGGAAGGTGCGGGTGACCACCGGTGCGAACCACGCCGCGTTGGTCAGCTCGACCGCGTCGGTCACCCCGCCGAGCGCCTCGGCCGCCCAGATCAGCAGCCCGTTGTCGGGACCGACCAGCAGGCCGCCGGGCGCACGCACCGCGATCGACCGGCGGGCAGTGCCCACACCGGGATCCACCACCGCCAGGTGTACGCCGGTCGGCAGGTCCCCGACGGTCTGCGCCAGCACGACGGCGCCCCGGGCCACGTCGCCCGGCACGATCTCGTGGGTGACGTCGATGACCCGGGCCGTCGGCTCGATCTTCGCGATCGCACCGTGGCAGGCGGCGACGAAACCGTCGCGGCGGCCGTAGTCGGTGGTGAAGCTGATCCACATGGTCAGTGACTCTCGATCGCCAGCTCGAGCCGCAGCTCGTCATGGATGGGTATGCCGTTGTCGCCGACCGCCGGGATGCTCGGCTTCATCCGCCTCGCCCGGTCGACGGCACCCGGGTCGACGGACACGATCCGCAGCCCGCGCCGCTGGTAGAAACGCAGCGCGCGCAGGTTGTCGTTGGTGGTGACCAGCCAGATCCGGCGTACCCCAGCCGCTTTCGCCTCTGTCACCACGGCGGCCAGCAGCGCGCTGCCGACCCCGTTGTCGCTCACGGCGGCCGCGAGGCTGACCACCTCGAACGCGTCGCCGCCGACCCGCCACGTGAGCGCGCCGGCGAGCTTGCCGTCAGGGCCCAGCGCGACCAGGGCCGGCAGCGTGCGCAGGTCGATCGCCTCGTCATGGGCGACGACGATCGGACCGCCCCAGACGCTCTGGTGGAAGGCGTCGAGTGCCTCGCGGTCGTCGCCGCCGAAGGACTGGCGGATCTGCCAGCCGGCCGGAGGGTGCATCGGGTTAGGTTGGCACACATGCGTTTGTGCATCTTCACCGAACCCCAGCTCGGTGCCAGCTACGCCGACCAGGTCAAGGCCGCGCGCACCACGGAAGCGGCCGGCTTCGAGGGCTATTTCCGCTCCGACCACTACCTCACGATGGGTGGTGACGGGCTGCCCGGCCCGACCGACTCGTGGGTCACGCTGGCCGGCCTGGCCCACGAGACCTCGACCGTCCGGCTCGGCACGCTGGTCACCTCGGCCACCTTCCGTTACCCGGGTCCGCTGGCGATCAGCGTGGCGCAGGTCGACGAGATGAGCGGCGGCCGCATCGAGCTCGGCTTCGGCGCCGGCTGGTATGAGGCGGAGCACCAGGCCTATGCGATCCCGTTCCCGCCGGTCCGCGAGCGGTTCGACCGGTTGA
This genomic interval from Asanoa ferruginea contains the following:
- the pspM gene encoding phage shock envelope stress response protein PspM; translation: MADERARYFRRLRRLRRSARRWSVVGAGFAGAAAVLTPYAGLGLPDAAWAAAAGGSLVLAGWRWADLRRFAAVPAPPPQDPAIAAERTRARLIAAVESAPGGRSALAEVRRHRGRFALRGSAAAAGWDRLDRASATLTGLSPRLTGMGGSALLEAQVAEDSLRDLAHRVAGVEKAMRFAPPETEPGLTEAHRDLSRQLDEGVVAYERLVAAAAAYVAEDGRIGGTHPSVSRLTEASDLLRGVASGLAELRTTTTPAV
- the rimO gene encoding 30S ribosomal protein S12 methylthiotransferase RimO, whose translation is MSASSSTDAARRRVALLTLGCARNEVDSEELAARLHGGGWEVTTDGEGADVVLVNTCGFVEKAKHDSIQTLMAAADTGAKVVAAGCMAERYGRELADSLPEAQAVLSFDDYPDIAARLDAVLAGETIDAHVPRDRRELLPLTPVARRAATVVQPGHGNVVDEHTPAHLRTVLRRRLDSGPVASLKLASGCDRRCTFCAIPAFRGAFVSRTPDELLAEAEWLAGTGVRELVLVSENSTSYGKDLGDPRALEKLLPQLATVDGIVRVRVSYLQPAETRPGLVEAIATTPGVAPYFDLSFQHASEPVLRRMRRFGSTERFLELLASARSLAPELGARSNFIVGFPGETRGDVDELVRFLTEARLDAIGVFDYSDEDGTEAAGFADKVKSSTIKRRYDKLAALADELCSQRAEDRVGGTVDVLVDTVDDGVVEGRGEHQAPEVDGSTTLVGDGSVDLAALRPGDLVRAKVLSSEGVDLVAVPLEMVSAARR
- a CDS encoding ornithine cyclodeaminase family protein, translated to MPLLLIDPDVAARLDASTAVAAMRDALVAAHAGRLIAPPRASAVLEGGRLVMTAGHLADEWYGFRSYDTFGHADGEQLVVLHDARDGRIRAIAVGEEIGSRRTGALGGAAVDLLARPDAGTVGVLGSGRQAWTQIWAAAAVRPLTAVSVFSRSAARRTAFAARVRAELGVPATAAASAAEAVRDRDLVIVATTSERPVLSAADLAPGTHVNLVGFKQRGRAEYGLDLLARAGVLATDSPAQAGAYEPPLLLAGTAPRDLGAIAAGALPGRGTADEISVFLSVGLAGTEVFLLDRVAALLTSASS
- a CDS encoding DNA-formamidopyrimidine glycosylase family protein; the protein is MPEGDTVWNTARALQRALAGNELTASDFRVPRLATTRLTGWRVLESASRGKHLLLRLRDPAGADRTLHSHLRMDGSWKAYAPGERWAAKPAHLIRVVLRTSDAVAVGYHLHDLTLVPTARENELVGHLGPDLLGPDWDPAEAVRRLAAHPDTSIAEALLDQRNLAGIGNLYKSEALFLRGVSPFTPVKAVPDLTALVTLAQRVMANNRGRWLQTTTGSLRKSEANYVYGRRAQPCRRCAGPIQKAEQGERVTYWCPRCQPQP
- a CDS encoding GNAT family N-acetyltransferase; translated protein: MHPPAGWQIRQSFGGDDREALDAFHQSVWGGPIVVAHDEAIDLRTLPALVALGPDGKLAGALTWRVGGDAFEVVSLAAAVSDNGVGSALLAAVVTEAKAAGVRRIWLVTTNDNLRALRFYQRRGLRIVSVDPGAVDRARRMKPSIPAVGDNGIPIHDELRLELAIESH
- a CDS encoding CinA family protein yields the protein MADPNPAVRLLIERGETVAVAESLTGGLLAATLVEVPGVSAVFRGGLVVYATDLKASLAGVDERLLATRGAVDPDVAVALAEGARRACRADWGVSTTGVAGPDPQDGKPVGLVYVAVVGPQQRRVDELRLGGDRSAVRASAVSHALDSLVTLLRSPTANTSAS
- a CDS encoding PspA/IM30 family protein, which produces MANPFVKGWRYLMALFGAKIDEYADPKVQIQQAVEDAQRQHQALVQQAAAVIGNQRQLEMKLSRQMSEVEKLGSMARQSLVLADKSRAEGNEPEAGKYEQTAQQLASQLVSAEQGMEDLKSLHDQAINAAGQARKAVENNQMILQQKLAERTKLLSQLEQARMQETVARSLESMSSLTAAPGNTPSFDEVRERIERRYANAMGRAELASNSVEGRMIEVQRSTLDMAGADRLEQIRASMAGEKLGSAAERPAVGPGSEAAAEGNGDKAANEQPQADVAGIARLDELRASMSKDKNPGGSSAAG
- the pgsA gene encoding CDP-diacylglycerol--glycerol-3-phosphate 3-phosphatidyltransferase, whose translation is MTEVDPAPTVVPVVNAANALTALRLLLVPVFVALVVTSQLEHAGWRIAATLTFAVASATDLVDGWIARRYGLVTSLGKVADPIADKALTGSALVLLSWFDALPWWVTVLILAREWGVTLLRFWVIRYGVIAASRGGKLKTALQILAIAWYLWPVPDAVQPVGPWIMGAAVVVTVVTGLDYVFQAIRLRRGARG
- a CDS encoding helix-turn-helix domain-containing protein, which produces MVLLRRVIGDALRARRQGQHRTLREVSTAANVSLGYLSEIERGQKEASSELLSSICDALDTQLSQLLRAASDTLALAEQMDGVLAGVGDEETPPEFEPARVEPPTPVLDPAKAPTPEPAAALARAARAKAPVRQIASDGKVSVSVHQTSPLKATLKATRNTSAGPRDRDVVFAA
- a CDS encoding SAM hydrolase/SAM-dependent halogenase family protein — its product is MWISFTTDYGRRDGFVAACHGAIAKIEPTARVIDVTHEIVPGDVARGAVVLAQTVGDLPTGVHLAVVDPGVGTARRSIAVRAPGGLLVGPDNGLLIWAAEALGGVTDAVELTNAAWFAPVVTRTFHGRDIFAPVAARLVGGAPLHEAGPAIDPADLARLPEPELETGDGWLAAEVLNVDRFGNVQLAATALPAPVGQKVRIGDQHAVIGETFADVAPGGLVVLIDSAGRLAIAANGAPADDALDVVPGDVVRITLSD